A genomic region of Thermodesulfobium narugense DSM 14796 contains the following coding sequences:
- the murI gene encoding glutamate racemase — translation MKIGIFDSGLGGVNILNSIINSNSPLIGDIFYVADTINVPYGNKDIEELELIVGNIISFLENKGCELIISACNTSSSTVLNKLKQKTKIPIIGTIEPTINFVKETFHHKNLIILATKVTIESKIFENALSACDYNVYPVACPKLVDAIEFMNPSLEIEDLLNRYLQIDINASEPIGILLGCTHYPLIKSQIKEVASKRFSNEIIILDPCERISSEALNLISKDSLINKSKRVYIYDTFDIELIKKKIDYYFKFDKASVYFEKISNTKPLDELKINHP, via the coding sequence TTGAAAATAGGTATTTTTGACTCGGGGTTGGGTGGAGTAAACATCTTAAACTCTATTATAAATAGCAATTCACCGCTAATAGGCGACATATTTTATGTCGCTGACACCATAAATGTACCATACGGGAACAAAGATATAGAAGAGTTAGAACTCATAGTAGGAAATATTATTTCTTTCCTCGAAAATAAAGGTTGCGAACTGATTATAAGTGCATGTAATACATCCTCTTCCACAGTATTAAACAAACTAAAACAAAAAACCAAAATTCCAATAATTGGCACAATAGAACCTACAATAAACTTTGTAAAAGAAACCTTTCATCACAAAAATCTTATAATTCTTGCAACAAAGGTTACAATTGAAAGTAAAATCTTTGAAAATGCCCTTTCTGCATGTGATTACAATGTATATCCGGTTGCTTGTCCAAAGCTTGTCGATGCTATAGAATTTATGAATCCATCTCTTGAAATAGAAGACCTTTTAAATAGATATCTTCAAATAGATATAAATGCTAGTGAACCAATAGGTATTTTATTAGGTTGCACACATTATCCTTTAATTAAAAGCCAGATAAAAGAAGTTGCTTCAAAAAGGTTTTCCAACGAAATAATTATATTGGATCCATGTGAAAGAATTTCTAGTGAAGCGCTAAATTTGATCTCAAAAGATAGCTTAATTAATAAATCAAAAAGAGTATACATTTATGATACGTTTGACATAGAACTAATAAAGAAAAAAATAGATTATTATTTTAAATTTGATAAAGCAAGCGTATATTTTGAGAAAATATCAAATACAAAGCCACTAGATGAACTTAAGATCAACCACCCTTAA
- a CDS encoding diguanylate cyclase domain-containing protein, producing MAENNDISLENKFDAFKELIDNLHIPILLIDKNHKIILQNKSAFALFGSKIGGYCWHELWNANFLPKEQRKSFEKGQILPTMQCYFCLSNIKHNFKKYLLKELYFKNEYWQLNWVSLDKDSMYLIYLINITQSKERENELKEEKNFLREIIDLVPDMIWLKDTQKRYLLANKAICNKLLHAKNTNEPIGKTDLYFAQRIREQKSDDPNFHTFGELCMDSDSIVLATKKRGRFEEYGNVAGKYLYLDVIKVPKKNDKGEVTAILGAARDVTEQKIAERELKEVQEKLKHSLAYHKILFEKNAAGILIIDKNFTILDANPTICKMLLYEREELVNKNINLIHKDEKSIQKCKKFIKKLFRKPNEEITIEQSFKRKDNSTVWLEATSSLIELPNKEKAILWSAIDTTSLYLLKEKLYFQALHDNLTKLPNRRYLSLELTKAIERAKRHDYILAVCMIDLDDFKPINDNYGHEIGDIVLKTIGQRLTAKLRKVDFVARLGGDEFVILLESIKNPKHLERIFAKIDEAISSPIKITENITAQVGVSMGVYLYQKNDSATPDNILRFIDIAMYESKKQKGDREHFWKIYENKNF from the coding sequence ATGGCAGAAAATAATGATATAAGTTTAGAAAATAAATTTGATGCGTTTAAAGAATTAATCGACAACTTACATATACCTATTTTACTTATAGATAAAAACCACAAAATTATTTTGCAAAACAAGAGCGCTTTTGCTTTATTTGGTTCAAAAATAGGCGGATATTGTTGGCATGAATTATGGAACGCAAATTTTCTTCCAAAAGAACAAAGAAAATCTTTTGAAAAGGGACAAATTTTACCAACTATGCAATGTTACTTTTGCTTATCCAATATAAAACATAATTTTAAAAAATATTTACTTAAGGAGTTATATTTTAAGAATGAATACTGGCAATTGAACTGGGTATCATTAGACAAAGATAGCATGTACTTGATTTATTTAATAAATATAACTCAATCCAAAGAAAGAGAAAATGAACTAAAAGAAGAAAAGAATTTTTTGAGAGAAATTATAGACCTGGTACCAGACATGATATGGCTAAAGGATACACAAAAAAGATATCTTCTTGCAAATAAAGCAATCTGTAACAAACTCCTTCATGCAAAAAACACAAACGAACCTATAGGTAAAACTGACCTTTACTTTGCACAAAGGATAAGAGAACAAAAATCAGATGATCCAAACTTTCATACTTTTGGAGAGTTGTGCATGGACTCTGATTCAATAGTACTTGCTACAAAGAAACGAGGAAGATTTGAAGAATATGGAAATGTAGCTGGAAAATATTTATATCTTGATGTTATAAAAGTCCCTAAAAAAAATGATAAAGGAGAAGTAACTGCAATACTAGGAGCAGCAAGGGATGTAACAGAACAAAAAATTGCAGAAAGAGAATTAAAAGAGGTTCAAGAGAAGCTAAAACATTCACTTGCCTATCATAAAATTTTGTTTGAAAAAAATGCAGCAGGCATTTTGATTATAGATAAGAACTTCACTATACTTGATGCTAATCCAACTATATGCAAAATGCTTTTATATGAAAGGGAAGAACTTGTAAACAAAAATATAAATCTTATTCATAAAGACGAAAAATCAATTCAAAAATGCAAAAAATTTATTAAAAAACTCTTTAGAAAACCAAATGAGGAAATAACTATTGAACAAAGCTTTAAAAGAAAGGATAACTCTACTGTTTGGCTCGAAGCAACAAGTTCTTTAATCGAACTTCCAAATAAAGAAAAGGCAATCCTCTGGAGCGCAATCGACACTACAAGTCTATATCTGCTAAAAGAAAAACTCTATTTCCAAGCGCTTCACGATAATCTTACAAAGTTGCCAAATAGACGTTATTTGAGTTTGGAGCTTACAAAGGCGATAGAACGTGCCAAAAGACACGATTATATTCTAGCAGTTTGTATGATAGATCTGGATGACTTTAAACCTATAAATGATAACTATGGACATGAAATTGGCGATATTGTTCTAAAAACAATAGGACAGCGTCTAACAGCCAAGCTTAGGAAAGTTGACTTTGTTGCTAGACTGGGCGGTGATGAATTTGTAATTCTTTTAGAGTCTATTAAAAACCCAAAGCATTTAGAAAGGATTTTCGCAAAAATAGACGAAGCTATTAGTTCTCCTATTAAGATAACAGAAAATATTACTGCTCAGGTTGGTGTAAGCATGGGAGTATATCTATACCAAAAGAATGACTCTGCAACTCCCGATAACATCTTAAGATTTATTGATATAGCAATGTATGAAAGCAAAAAACAAAAGGGGGACAGAGAACACTTTTGGAAAATTTATGAAAATAAAAATTTTTAA